Genomic DNA from Thiosocius teredinicola:
AACGACGGTCGGCTCGGCCGCAAGTCGGACCATGGTTTCTATGCCTGGAAGGATGGCAAACCGATCAAGGAGCTCGGCAAAGAACCGGTGGCCATGTCCGACGACGATATCAGCGACCGCCTGATCCTGCGGCTGGTCAACGAGTCGGTCGCCTGCCTGCGCGAAGGCGTGGTCGAAGATGAAGACCTGCTGGATGCCGGCGTGATATTCGGTACCGGCTTCGCACCGTTCCGTGGCGGACCGATGCACTACGTACACAGTCGAGGTACAGAGGCCGTGCAGAAACGCCTGCACGAACTCGAAGACCGCTTCGGCGAACATTTCCATGCCGATGACGGCTGGGGGGCGATCGCTTAGCGAAACACAGGTGGTTGGGAGAACACGTCATGCTTCATGAACAACGCATAATAACCATGGAACACGCGCCGACCCTGGCCGACGTATTTCACGAACGCTGCATCCGCACACCCGGCGGTGTCGCCTACGTGCAGCATCGTGATGGCGAATGGCGCAGCTTCTCCTGGGAGCAGACACGCGACGAAGTCGCGCGCTGGCAGACTGCATTGATCGACGAGGGACTGCAGGCCGGCGACCGGGTCGCGATCATGTGCAGCAACTGCTGGGAATGGGTGCTGTTCGATCAGGCGGCACTCGGGCTCGGCCTGGTCACGGTGCCGATCTACACCAACGACCGGCCGGACAACATCGCGTGGATACTCGAAGACTCAGGTGCGAGTTTTCTGCTGCTCGAGTGCCTGGAGCAGTACCGCAGCCTCGAAAATCACAGCAAAGAGCTGTCCAAACTCAAGCGTGTGGTCTGCCTTCAGGGGTGCGACCAGGCGAACGTCGGCAATTTCGCGTCGATCAACGACTGGCTGGGCGAAGCCACGCTGCCCTATTGTTGCCAGCCCGGCGACGCCGACAGCATGGCGACACTGGTCTACACCTCGGGTACCACCGGGCGACCGAAAGGCGTCATGCTCAGTCACCGCAATATCATCTTCAATGTGCAGGCGGCGCTAAAGGTATTCGACGTGTTCGAGCACGACATCCTGTTGTCGTTTCTTCCGTTGTCACATGCCTTCGAGCGCACCGTTGGTTACTACCTCGCGATGACCACCGGCTCGGCCACGGCCTACAACCGCTCGATACCGCAACTCGCCGACGATCTGACCGAGGTTCAACCCAGCCTGATGATCTCTGTGCCGCGGATCTTCGAACGTGTATATGCCAAGATCACCAGCCAACTGGCGAAAGCCTCGCCGCTGAAGCGCAAGCTGTTCGACGCGGCCGTCGATACGGGCTACGCCCATTTCGAGTATCGCCAGGGCCGCGCCGGCTGGAGACCCTCGTTTCTGATCAGGCCGCTGCTCGATTTGCTGGTTGCGCGTAAGGTGCGGGCGAAGCTCGGCGGGCGTTTGCGCTTCACCGTGTGCGGCGGTGCGCCGCTGCCGCCGAACGTGGCGCGCCTGTTCATCGGCCTGGGGATACCGGTTGTACAGGGCTATGGCCTGACGGAAACCGCCCCGATCATTGCCGCGAATCCGCTCGATAAGAACCGCCCGGAGTCGGTCGGTATCCCGTTGCCGGGTATCGAGGTACGGGTTGGCGACAACGACGAACTGTTCACCCGCAGCCCGAGTGTGATGCTCGGTTATTGGAACAATGCGGAGGCGACTCAACAGATCATCGACGCCGAAGGCTGGCTGCGCACCGGCGACAAGGTCGGTATGTCGAGCAGCGGCCATGTCACCATCACCGGCAGGCTGAAGGACATCATCGTGATGGCCAACGGCGAGAAGGTACCGCCGAGCGATATGGAGAACGCCATCGCGCTCGATGAGTTGGTGGATCAGGTGCTGGTTATCGGCGAAGGCAGACCTTATCTGAGCGCCTTGGTAGTACCCAACCCCGAGGCATTCGAACGGGTTGCCAGAGAGCTGCATCTCGATCCGGCCAACGAAGACACCTGTTGTGACGAGAACGTCCGCTCGTTGTTTCTGCGCCATGTACAGGATCGCATCGCGGCGTTCCCCGGTTATGCACAGGTACGCGGCCTGGCGGTGGTCAAAGAGCCATGGACACCGGATAATGGCCTGGCAACCCCGACACTGAAGTTACGCCGTCGTGAAATTCTCGAGCGGTATCACGAGATCACCGAAAAACTCTATGCAGGACACTGAACGCGCCGGCGAACGCGAACTCACGTATCGCGTCGTCGCCATGCCCGCCGACACCAATGCCTACGGCGACATCTTTGGGGGTTGGCTGATGTCGCAGGTCGATATCGCCGGCAGCATACTCGCCATTCGCGAGGCCGAGGGTCGGGTCGCGACGGTCGCAGTCAAAGAGTTCCGTTTTCTCGCGCCGGTCGCCGTCGGCGACCTGATCAGTTGCTATGCCGAAATCCGTCGTGTCGGCCAGACCTCGATTACCGTGCACGTGATCGCCGAGGCCTGCCGCCAGCTCGAGGCCAATTGCGTCAAGACGGTTGCCGACGCCACCCTGGTTTACGTCGCCCTCGGCGACGATGGCCGACCCCGCCCGCTCAACGATACCGCGTGATTGACTGACATCGGTCAATGCCCGAGGTGCGTCATGTACACTAGGGTCAATCACAACATCTGGAAAACCTCAGGGAAATCTGCGAATGAACCGCACTTTGCGCACCACCTTGCATGCAGTCATGATTTTCGTCGGCAGTGTCGGCTTCGCGACGACCGGTCTGGCCGAGGGTATCGCCGACCAGGTGACGGTGACCGATCCTTACATCCGGGCGGTTCCCCCGGTGGTCAAAACCTCGGCTGCCTTCATGCAGTTGCAAAGCAGCGATGCAAGCGAGCGTTTCATGGTCGGCGCGGCCACCCCGATCGCCGGGGCCGTCGAGCTGCATATGCACACCATGGACGACGGCGTGATGCGCATGCGCCGTATACCGCACATCCATCTGCCGTCGAACAAGCTGGTCGAGCTCAAACCCGGTGGCCTGCACGTTATGCTGTTTGATCTCGGCGAGCCGCTGAAGGTCGGCGACAAGATCCCGATGACGCTCGAATTCGAAGACGGCTCGACCAAAGAGATCACCGCCGAAGTGCGCCCCGTCGAAGCGATGATGAAGCACTAACGCATCCATTTAAGCGATCTCTGATGATCGCATGGCCGCCGGGCCAGGAATTCGTCGCAATTTGGAATCGTCGTTCATGGCGGCGACCCCGCGGCGTTGTTATGCGCGGCGGGCTGGGCTACATTCGGCATCAGCGGGCGGATCCGCACCACCTCGATAATAAATACCACAGCAATTGGGAGTGAGTTATGTTGAGAAAGCTTCTCGCCGCGTCGCTTGCCGGCGTGTTCCTGCTTGCCGCCGGAAATGCCCTGGCGGAAAAAACCTACCGTTTGCGCCTCGCCGAGACCTGGGGACCCAACTTCCCGATCTTCGGTGACACCACCAAGAACCTGGCCGCCCAGGTTGAAAAGATGTCCAACGGCCGACTCAAGATCACGATCGACTCGGCCAACAAGCACAAATCGCCGTTCGGTGTGTTCGATATGGTCAAGGCCGGCCAGTACGACATGGGCCACTCAGCCTCGTACTACTGGAAAGGCAAGGACCCGAACACCCTGTATTTCACCAGCATGCCGTTCGGCATGACCGCGCCCGAGCAGTACGCCTGGTTCTATTACGGCGGCGGTATGGAACTGATGGAAAAGGTCTACTCGAAGCACGGCCTGCTGTCGTTCCCCGGCGGTAACACCAGCAACCAGATGGGCGGCTGGTTCCGCAAAGAGATCAATTCGGTTGCCGATCTGCAGGGCCTGAAGATGCGTATCCCGGGCTTCGCCGGCGAAGTGCTCGCCAAGCTCGGTGCCAAGCCGACCAACATTCCGCCGGGTGAGCTGTACACGGCGCTCGAGCGCAACACCATCGACGCCTTGGAATGGGTCGGCCCGTCGCTCGACCTGCGCATGGGCTTTCAGAAAATTGCGCCTTACTACTACACGGGCTGGCACGAGCCGGCAACCGAGCTGCAGTTCCTGATCAACAAGAAGGCGTGGGACAAGCTGCCGGCCGACCTGCAGGAGATCCTGCGCATCGCGATGCGTGCCGCGGCCTACGATATGTATGCACAGTCGTACCACGAGAGCGCGGTGAACTGGGCCACGATCAAGAAAGACTATCCGGATGTGCAGGTGAAAACCTTCCCCAAGGAAGTCATCGACGCGATGCGCAAAGCCAACGACGAACTGATCTCGCAGTTCGCCGCGGCTGACCCGCTGGCCAAGGAAATCAGCGATTCGCAGGCCGACTACATGGCCAAGGCACGCGCCTGGACCGAGATCTCCGATCAGGCCTACCTCAACAGTATCGCTGAATAAGCGAGTGCCTCGCGGCATCTGATACCGGGAAGGGGTGCCAATGGGCTACCATTGGCACCCCGACTCGTAGCAGAAACCCTCAACGATGTGTGCCACACTGCTCGCCGCTGAACGGTTTTTCAACCGCTTCTCCGACATCATCGGAGCCATCTCAGCCGTGTTGTTGCTGTTGCTCGTGCTGAACGTCTTCTACGACGTGATCATGCGCTACTGGTTCAACGACGTATCGATCGGCATGCAGGAACTCGAATGGCACCTGTATTCGATGATCTTCCTGTTCGGCGTCGCCTACTCGCTCAAGGCCGACGGCCATGTGCGCGTCGACGTGATCTACGAACGATTGAGCGTGCGCGGGCGCGCGATCATCGACATCCTCGGTACCGTGCTGCTGCTGTGGCCGTTTTGTTTTCTGGTGACCGATTTCGGCATCGACTTCGCCCAACAGGCCTACGAGATCGGCGAGAAAAGCGGCGACCCGGGTGGTCTGCCGCACCGCTGGATCATCAAGAGCATGATCTCGGCCTCGTTCATCTGCGTGCTGATCAGCAGCCTCGGCTTCATTCTGCGCGCCATCAACGAATTTTGCGGGCTCGAACAACCGCACGACTATGACGCTTTCAAACCGTGAACCGACTGCTGGATAACGCGCAATGATCGGCCTCATCATGTTCTTTGTCGCGCTGTTCCTGCTGCTGGCAGGTTACCCGGTTGCGTTCACCTTTGGCGGCATCGCCGTCGTCTTCGCCATCATCTACGGCTTCACATCGGGTGAGTTCGAGACCATCTCCGATGCGTGGAGCATGTTCTCGTTCATGCCCTTCCGCATCTACAGCATCATGGAGAACACGGTGCTGATGGCCGTACCGCTGTTCATCTTCATGGGCATCGTGCTGCAAAAGACGCAGCTTGCCGAGCAGTTGCTCGAATCGATGGGGCGCTTGTTCGGCACCATGCGTGGCGGTCTGGCGGTGTCCACCATCCTGGTCGGCGCATTGCTCGCCGCCTCGACCGGCGTGGTCGGTGCCAGCGTGGTGGCGATGGGTGTTATCTCGCTGCCGGTCATGCTCAAGTATGGCTACAACAAGCCCCTCGCCTGCGGCGCCATCTGTGGTGCCGGCACGCTTGGTCAGATCATCCCGCCGTCGATCATCCTGATCATCCTCGGCGATGTGTTGGGTATCCCGGTCGGCGATCTGTTCCAGGCCGCGGTGATCCCGGGCCTGATGCTGGTCGGCGTGTATATCGTCTACGTGCTAGGCGTCGCCTACGCTAAGCCCCAGCTCGCCCCGGCCATCCCGTTCGAACATCGCGAACAGGAAAGCGTCGGTAAACAATACCTGACCGCACTGGTGGCCGTGGTGCCGCCCTTGCTGCTGATCATCGTGGTGTTGGGCTCGATATTCGCCGGCATCGCGACGCCGACCGAATCGTCTGCCCTCGGCGGTGTCGGCGCCATTGTGCTCTCGATCGTCTACGGCAAGTTTTCATGGAGACTGATCTACGAGAGCTCGCTGGAAACGGTCAAGATCACCGCCATGGTGTTCGCAATTCTGCTTGGCGCCACGGCCTTCTCGATGGTGTTCACCTACACCGGCGGCGACATCATCGTCGAGGAGTTCCTGCTGCAGTTGCCCGGCGAAAAATGGGGCTTCCTGATCTTTTCGATGGTCATCATCCTGCTGTTGGGCTTTTTCATCGACTTCGTCGAGATCTCGTTCATCGTCGTGCCGATCCTCGCGCCGATTGCCGAAACCCTCGGCATCAGTATGTTGTGGTTCGCCATCCTGATCGCAATGAACCTGCAGACCTCGTTCCTGACCCCACCCTTCGGCTTCAGCCTGTTCTATCTTAAAGGGGTCGCCCCACCGGGCCTGAGAACAATCGACATCTATCGCGGTGTCGTGCCGTTCATCTTCATGCAGGTGGCGATCGTCATATCCATACTGATATTTCCGCATTTGTATGGGCTGGATTGAATGTTCACGGCGTGGAGCGCGTTACGGGCATGATCGAGTCAAAACAGCAAGTACTGGACAGCTTTCTCAAAGCCGCTGAGGCCTACCTGGCCGAACCCACCCTCGTCAACGGCATCGACCTCGACGATGCGACCGTTACCCTTAAACGTTATGTGCTGTCGGAGCTGCACGATCAGGCGACGGCAATTGAACTCGCCAAGATTCCACCACTCGTCAAGCATCTCGAAACGACTGTGGTTTCTCAGTTGATCAGCGAACTGAGGCAGCGTTTGCAAGGGTGAGTTACCCGTGAAGCGAGTTTCCGCGTGCTCCTTCTCATATCGCGATTGCCGATCAGCCACGACGTATCCATGCGACAATCGCATAGGTACAGTCAGGTAATGTTTTCGATTGTCTACCCGCAAGCAGTATCGCGGTAACAGGAAGTAAGCAACAAATGGAACTTGAGACAAACCGATCAAGCAGATTGCCGCCTATCCAACACTCGTTTCATTGGATCCTAGCTAAACTTCTTCAACCCTGGATTCGTGCCGGCTGGTCGTCTTTCGATCATACACGCGCGCCGGATGCCGACCGTTCCATACCGGCGAGCCGTTCAGGTGACGAACATGCCCCTACCGCTGACTACTTGTCTGCAAAAAAGACCAGACGCAGCCATTGCTTAATGGACCGCTGGACCGAACGCCAAAAACTTATCACTTCTCGTTAGGCTCTTGCCGGAACTGCAAGTGTCGAACCGCGTCGAATTCTGCAAGAAAGGGATGACCAACCATGACGTCACGATCCGATATTATCGATGGAACGCAAGCAATGGGTCGAAAATATGGCCTCATCTACACCAAAAAGTGCGGCTGGATAGACTTGGGGCATGCCAATCCAGAAAGCGCGGCTGATTAATGGAATCGAATCAAGCTGGAAAGCCCTGAAGCAGCCAAAAGAGCCGAACACTTCAGGGTGTCTTACAAACAGATGATGGGGCGGAAGAACTTCAAACTGGGTGTACGCAAGACATATAAAATCAAAGCAGGCTTAGGAATTGACGAAAAGAAATCTGTTGCATTATCGATTTTCCTTGGCGTATCGCATACGTTCGAGTCGATGCAGTCCAGCTGGCCTTTCAGACTTGTAACCAACAGCGGGTATAGCGCTGAAGACCTGTTGTCCAATCTCCTTGGATTTTATCGGGCGGTGAATCCGAGTATAAATTATCTGATGATCTGCGAACCTGTCAGCAAGAGCGACGCACTCAAGATATGGGATAAATATGGACCCGTTGGCGACAACAAAAACTACGAGCCTGCTCCTTATCTCTATCCGATACCTCCTGCATCAGGGGGGCCAATGTGTGGCACGCTGCCTCGCGCCCTGAGCACTATCCAGCCCGCCAAGCCCGGCACTCTTTTTGAAGAGGTGCGATAGCATGACAAAAATTTGGCTGTCGGTTGTCGTGTTAATTATCGCGCTGACCGGCTTCTCTTATATAGCCTACTTGAGCTTTTCCGAGCACAGAGAGTATGGCAAGAATAGCGTCGAGTTCTATGTGCTTACGCCGAAAGAGTTAGGCTTGATATCAGAGCTGTGCAAGACTGAACCCTCGTTCTCGTATAGCGCATCTGACGGGCCGAAGCCCGCTATTGCAGTTATGACCTGCGAGCTAGCGCCCGAAGAGGTTCATGGTTTCCTGGAGAAATCTGAGTTCGAAAAGCAATCGGCTGTTTCTTACCGACGCGACGATATTGAAATGAACATATCGTCAACTGAACACGGCACGATCGAATCTATCGCTCTCTTAGACTATCTGAAAGATTGATTGATCGAATTCTGATGCCGATATTGGGCCTCTTCCCCAGTAACCGAGCAACAGTACTCCACAGGCATGTCTCTTAGCAAGCAACTGTTCACAACACTGGTCGCCGCGCTGTCAGGCAACCGACCCGCCGAAGACATTACCGATCAGTTGTGGCCGTCGAGCTCCTCTCCTGACTGGCTCGATAGTGCCTACCCCACACTGAGCCTTCTCGACCAGTTGGAACGGGGTGCGTCAATTGCGAGTTCGCTCGAATACGGTGCCGACGCGATCATAGTGCGCAGCACGCTGGTTGAGCTATGTGGGTACCTTCAACTGGACCTCAAGCTGCCCTGGATCGCGCCTCGCTGTGCCGCAAGTCACGACACCGACGACCACCTGGCGGCGTACGCATCGTTGCTGAACGCACAAGGATGGGATTTACTCTACGCCGCCGACGGCGAGGCGCGTTTACTGCTGATGACCCGACAGCCCGATGCACTGCGAATCGCAAAGCTGTTGACGGCGATCGGCCCTTTGGTATTTTGCTCGGCACTGGCCGACCATCCCAGCGATTTCGCGAGTCGGTATTACGAGATCATCGACAGGCAGAATCCCGAACCCCGTATTGCCATCGCATCGGCCCTACCCAACAGCGATGATGCCGACGCCGGTTCGCCATTCGTGCCTTATCGCAAAGGCGATTGCTGGGCAATTTCGGATCGACAAGGGAGATTACTCACACCGCTCACCAGCGACTGGGATATTGTAACTTCGCCAACCCGGCTTTCCGACGATTGCTGGATTGCCGAGATCCTGTCCGGTGAGCTGCGAGGCTGGATTCAGTGGTCAAACGGAACAGTCGACATCGTTGCCCCGCAATTCTCGGAAACGGGCATTGTTGATATCGAACTGGCCCGCGACGTCGGGGCAAACATCTATCCCCATCTCCTACCGGTTCGTGAACCCCATGGCCGCCAATGGGGCTACGCAAACCTGGACGGTTCCCTCGCGATCGATTTCGTCCATCGTGAGGCCGGTGCGTTTGTCGGCGGCTCTTCCACGGTTGCCACCGCTACCCGCCGAGGTAGCCTTCGGCGCGGCTTGATCAACGCGTCCGGCGATTGGCTCACCGACGGCAGCTTCAGCCATATCGAATTGCCCACCTGTGGACTTCGCCAGGTAAGCGCCCATGTTCACGGCACCGGCACACGTTACGGATATCTCGACCAGGCAGGATCGGTCGCCCTCGACCTTCAATACTACGATGCCCAGCCATTCAGTCATGAACTGGCACTCGTCACGCAGACTGCCAAACGTACCTCCGGCCAATGTGCGGTCATCGACACAAGCGGCAAACCCATCCTCGCCGAACTCGACGACGCCCTCCCTGCACAAGCGACCTTCATTGCGATCAAGGTCGGCGGGAAATGGGGCGTTGTCGATCACCGTGGAAATCCGATGATCAAACCCAAATACAGCGGCGCGGTGAATCTCGGTAGCGGCCGGGTCGCCCTCAAACGCGGTGGCTGGCAGGTATTCGCACCCTCAGAATCCGCCGACAAACCGCTATCAGATTGGAAGTTCGATCATGTAAGCGAGCGAGGCTATGTCGACGAACGCTGCGCAGTAACCGCCGGCGATGTCTTTCACATCGATATGCAAGCAAATCCGCGAACCCCGGTAGGCATTTCGGACGTACTCGAAAACTATTCTGCCGAACGTTGTCGCATCATGCGATACGCGGACGGTCTCAGCGGTTATATAGATCCTGAAGGCAATACCGTTATCGATCGTAAATATCAAAGCGGTAGCGACTTCTCCGCCGACTGCCGACTCGCCATCGTCTATCAATGCAGAGAGCCGCGGTCTGGCGGGTTCATCGATCGTTCCGGTAACGAGTTCTGGGAGGATTAGACAGCGCAGGTTCCATTGCTGTCGAGCAGCGAATTGAGAGGCTCGATCCAACAATTGTGATTCGTGCACTATGTCATCAAACATAGTCATCGAGGTAGCACTGTTACAGTGCCCGATGGCTCGGCCCCCCGTTTTTTACACACTTTACCCAAGGGCTGGGAGTAGGACCGGCGCAATGTCATACTGAGAAATATTATGATCTATCAAAAGATACTGCTGGTCACAACGCTTTGGGCTTTGTCTTTAACGTCGCACTCGGAACAGATAAACGCGGATTCTGTTGAACGCAAGAACGCTACTGAATCATTTCTTACGCAAAGAAACATTCCGGTGAATCCTCACCTCCCTTACGTGGAATCCATTCGGAATGCGAAGCTACAAAACGCAGAGGATGTCGCGAAGCGCGTAATCGTGCTGTATCACGTCGCCTCCGTCGGATTTGGCATCGAACCAGAGGTGGCCATTGAGTTCCTGGAGAAAAACAACCTATGGGACTCGGCGAGTCCGGAAGAGCGCGCATTTCTCGAAACAAGCAACCCGACCAAACAGCAGCTGGTCAATGCCACATGGCGGGTAGAATCGATATGGGTACTACTTTGGGCTTTAGGGGACGTCGACGATCTCGATTTTCCTACCCGCCAAATTAGCGCCGACGAAATACATAGACGAATTCCGAGCGCCGCAGACACTGCTCGGTTCATTGCTGAGTCAAAACTGCGCAGCGCCGAACAGATCCTTGATGCAACAGATATGATCTATCGGATTCATTGGGCGGTGCGCGACGCACAGTTGAAAGGTCAAGAGACCCCTGGCGGCGTTGATGCAGGAGTCGTC
This window encodes:
- a CDS encoding AMP-dependent synthetase/ligase codes for the protein MLHEQRIITMEHAPTLADVFHERCIRTPGGVAYVQHRDGEWRSFSWEQTRDEVARWQTALIDEGLQAGDRVAIMCSNCWEWVLFDQAALGLGLVTVPIYTNDRPDNIAWILEDSGASFLLLECLEQYRSLENHSKELSKLKRVVCLQGCDQANVGNFASINDWLGEATLPYCCQPGDADSMATLVYTSGTTGRPKGVMLSHRNIIFNVQAALKVFDVFEHDILLSFLPLSHAFERTVGYYLAMTTGSATAYNRSIPQLADDLTEVQPSLMISVPRIFERVYAKITSQLAKASPLKRKLFDAAVDTGYAHFEYRQGRAGWRPSFLIRPLLDLLVARKVRAKLGGRLRFTVCGGAPLPPNVARLFIGLGIPVVQGYGLTETAPIIAANPLDKNRPESVGIPLPGIEVRVGDNDELFTRSPSVMLGYWNNAEATQQIIDAEGWLRTGDKVGMSSSGHVTITGRLKDIIVMANGEKVPPSDMENAIALDELVDQVLVIGEGRPYLSALVVPNPEAFERVARELHLDPANEDTCCDENVRSLFLRHVQDRIAAFPGYAQVRGLAVVKEPWTPDNGLATPTLKLRRREILERYHEITEKLYAGH
- a CDS encoding acyl-CoA thioesterase codes for the protein MQDTERAGERELTYRVVAMPADTNAYGDIFGGWLMSQVDIAGSILAIREAEGRVATVAVKEFRFLAPVAVGDLISCYAEIRRVGQTSITVHVIAEACRQLEANCVKTVADATLVYVALGDDGRPRPLNDTA
- a CDS encoding copper chaperone PCu(A)C; amino-acid sequence: MNRTLRTTLHAVMIFVGSVGFATTGLAEGIADQVTVTDPYIRAVPPVVKTSAAFMQLQSSDASERFMVGAATPIAGAVELHMHTMDDGVMRMRRIPHIHLPSNKLVELKPGGLHVMLFDLGEPLKVGDKIPMTLEFEDGSTKEITAEVRPVEAMMKH
- a CDS encoding TRAP transporter substrate-binding protein; translated protein: MLRKLLAASLAGVFLLAAGNALAEKTYRLRLAETWGPNFPIFGDTTKNLAAQVEKMSNGRLKITIDSANKHKSPFGVFDMVKAGQYDMGHSASYYWKGKDPNTLYFTSMPFGMTAPEQYAWFYYGGGMELMEKVYSKHGLLSFPGGNTSNQMGGWFRKEINSVADLQGLKMRIPGFAGEVLAKLGAKPTNIPPGELYTALERNTIDALEWVGPSLDLRMGFQKIAPYYYTGWHEPATELQFLINKKAWDKLPADLQEILRIAMRAAAYDMYAQSYHESAVNWATIKKDYPDVQVKTFPKEVIDAMRKANDELISQFAAADPLAKEISDSQADYMAKARAWTEISDQAYLNSIAE
- a CDS encoding TRAP transporter small permease subunit; this encodes MCATLLAAERFFNRFSDIIGAISAVLLLLLVLNVFYDVIMRYWFNDVSIGMQELEWHLYSMIFLFGVAYSLKADGHVRVDVIYERLSVRGRAIIDILGTVLLLWPFCFLVTDFGIDFAQQAYEIGEKSGDPGGLPHRWIIKSMISASFICVLISSLGFILRAINEFCGLEQPHDYDAFKP
- a CDS encoding TRAP transporter large permease, translated to MIGLIMFFVALFLLLAGYPVAFTFGGIAVVFAIIYGFTSGEFETISDAWSMFSFMPFRIYSIMENTVLMAVPLFIFMGIVLQKTQLAEQLLESMGRLFGTMRGGLAVSTILVGALLAASTGVVGASVVAMGVISLPVMLKYGYNKPLACGAICGAGTLGQIIPPSIILIILGDVLGIPVGDLFQAAVIPGLMLVGVYIVYVLGVAYAKPQLAPAIPFEHREQESVGKQYLTALVAVVPPLLLIIVVLGSIFAGIATPTESSALGGVGAIVLSIVYGKFSWRLIYESSLETVKITAMVFAILLGATAFSMVFTYTGGDIIVEEFLLQLPGEKWGFLIFSMVIILLLGFFIDFVEISFIVVPILAPIAETLGISMLWFAILIAMNLQTSFLTPPFGFSLFYLKGVAPPGLRTIDIYRGVVPFIFMQVAIVISILIFPHLYGLD
- a CDS encoding WG repeat-containing protein, translating into MSLSKQLFTTLVAALSGNRPAEDITDQLWPSSSSPDWLDSAYPTLSLLDQLERGASIASSLEYGADAIIVRSTLVELCGYLQLDLKLPWIAPRCAASHDTDDHLAAYASLLNAQGWDLLYAADGEARLLLMTRQPDALRIAKLLTAIGPLVFCSALADHPSDFASRYYEIIDRQNPEPRIAIASALPNSDDADAGSPFVPYRKGDCWAISDRQGRLLTPLTSDWDIVTSPTRLSDDCWIAEILSGELRGWIQWSNGTVDIVAPQFSETGIVDIELARDVGANIYPHLLPVREPHGRQWGYANLDGSLAIDFVHREAGAFVGGSSTVATATRRGSLRRGLINASGDWLTDGSFSHIELPTCGLRQVSAHVHGTGTRYGYLDQAGSVALDLQYYDAQPFSHELALVTQTAKRTSGQCAVIDTSGKPILAELDDALPAQATFIAIKVGGKWGVVDHRGNPMIKPKYSGAVNLGSGRVALKRGGWQVFAPSESADKPLSDWKFDHVSERGYVDERCAVTAGDVFHIDMQANPRTPVGISDVLENYSAERCRIMRYADGLSGYIDPEGNTVIDRKYQSGSDFSADCRLAIVYQCREPRSGGFIDRSGNEFWED
- a CDS encoding DUF4272 domain-containing protein, producing MIYQKILLVTTLWALSLTSHSEQINADSVERKNATESFLTQRNIPVNPHLPYVESIRNAKLQNAEDVAKRVIVLYHVASVGFGIEPEVAIEFLEKNNLWDSASPEERAFLETSNPTKQQLVNATWRVESIWVLLWALGDVDDLDFPTRQISADEIHRRIPSAADTARFIAESKLRSAEQILDATDMIYRIHWAVRDAQLKGQETPGGVDAGVVLERHYSLNWLTLYAEEWDDVTTDT